In one Sporomusa sphaeroides DSM 2875 genomic region, the following are encoded:
- a CDS encoding YitT family protein — translation MPGRNPKILAAKKYLSLFFGSILTAIGLEIFLVPNQIIDGGVVGLSIMASHLTSLSLSAYLVLFNLPFLYLGYVQIGKTFAFSTIFSICSLSYWVSVFHPIPELTDDLFLAAIFGGIIVGLGVGIIIRNGGSLDGTEIVAIILDKKTAFSVGEVVMFINLFILGSAGLVFTWDKAMYSLVTYFVIFKVIDLTIQGLDESKGVFIISDNHTEIAAALMARLGRGVTILQGEGAYTGSPKKVLYSVITRLEIAKLKTIVEEKDESAFVTISEVHDVMGGNLKKKSIH, via the coding sequence TTGCCAGGCAGGAATCCCAAAATACTAGCTGCGAAAAAATACCTGTCATTATTTTTTGGCTCTATTTTAACGGCAATAGGATTGGAAATATTCTTAGTGCCAAATCAAATCATTGATGGCGGGGTTGTCGGGCTGTCGATAATGGCCAGCCATCTCACCTCCCTGTCACTAAGCGCATATCTGGTTTTGTTCAACCTGCCCTTCCTGTACTTAGGGTATGTCCAGATAGGAAAAACTTTTGCCTTTTCCACGATTTTCTCGATTTGTTCTTTATCTTACTGGGTTTCCGTCTTCCACCCCATTCCGGAGTTAACCGACGACTTATTCTTAGCCGCCATCTTTGGCGGCATCATTGTGGGCTTAGGTGTGGGAATCATCATTAGAAACGGCGGCTCATTAGACGGCACTGAGATTGTCGCCATTATTTTAGACAAAAAAACCGCCTTCTCCGTAGGCGAAGTGGTCATGTTTATCAACCTGTTTATCCTGGGCAGTGCCGGTCTTGTCTTTACCTGGGATAAAGCCATGTACTCGCTGGTCACCTACTTTGTCATCTTTAAGGTAATTGACCTGACCATTCAGGGCCTGGATGAGTCTAAAGGCGTGTTCATCATCTCAGACAACCATACCGAAATCGCCGCCGCACTCATGGCCCGGCTGGGCCGGGGAGTGACCATTCTCCAAGGCGAAGGGGCCTATACAGGCTCCCCCAAAAAAGTGCTTTATTCGGTTATAACCAGGCTGGAAATCGCCAAACTCAAAACAATCGTAGAAGAAAAAGACGAAAGCGCGTTTGTAACAATCAGCGAAGTGCATGATGTGATGGGTGGTAACTTAAAAAAGAAATCCATCCATTAA
- a CDS encoding ShlB/FhaC/HecB family hemolysin secretion/activation protein, with the protein MKLQKISKAIIFCTILGISGNVSATPDTNEILQQQESIIQQKEQELGAKRAEAEMARQSRQQMTTLHKQTNNLAVFTLPEEQNSFKIEHFYLKADRFAHKFGWIDEYLQQFAGQKIGVQGINMLMNKINTEIVDRGYVTTRVYVEEQDLSQGRLFFTLAPGTIADIRFAEPGTWGTYGNALPMGKGSLLNIRDIEQGVDQMKYIPSQDVDIKIEPAQEMGQSNLVIHVQRSKPWSLVLTLDDSGTRETGKMQMSAALELDQLLSANDLFYISWNSDAEQAGERKGTRANSLFYSIPFGNDRVSYSHSHNEYRQTVTNAVLPFVSSGEFTSDQLSISHLLQRNQTSKTDLELAILHKKRRSYINGTEIEVQRQDTTAIQTGVSHRQYIGKSVLDTSVKWQKGVPWFKAVPGPTDSLAGEATTQYNMFLWGLSITAPVDYGKFTGQYNLSIRGQATGDRIYGSEFLSIGGRYSVRGFDGEQTLSAENGIVIRNELRFPLAPSHQLYTAVDYGKVSGPATEYLSGTELVGGAIGFRGKVSALQYDVSVGRPLKKPKGFTTAKQVYGFQLVTQL; encoded by the coding sequence ATGAAGCTACAAAAAATAAGCAAAGCAATCATTTTTTGCACTATCTTAGGGATAAGCGGCAATGTGTCGGCCACACCGGACACGAATGAGATATTGCAGCAGCAAGAAAGCATCATTCAGCAAAAAGAACAGGAGCTTGGCGCAAAACGCGCGGAAGCGGAAATGGCAAGGCAAAGCAGACAGCAGATGACAACTTTGCATAAGCAAACAAACAATCTTGCTGTCTTTACTTTGCCGGAAGAGCAAAACAGTTTTAAAATAGAGCACTTTTATTTAAAAGCAGACCGGTTTGCCCATAAATTTGGCTGGATCGACGAGTACCTTCAGCAATTCGCCGGTCAGAAAATTGGTGTACAAGGCATTAATATGCTGATGAACAAAATCAATACCGAGATCGTTGACCGCGGGTATGTAACAACCAGAGTGTATGTGGAAGAACAGGACCTGTCACAGGGCAGGCTGTTTTTTACGCTGGCACCAGGAACAATCGCCGACATCCGCTTTGCCGAGCCCGGCACCTGGGGAACCTACGGCAACGCTTTACCCATGGGCAAAGGCAGCCTGCTCAATATCAGGGATATTGAGCAGGGAGTGGATCAAATGAAGTACATTCCTTCCCAGGATGTGGATATCAAAATCGAACCGGCACAGGAAATGGGACAAAGCAACCTGGTCATTCATGTCCAAAGGAGTAAACCATGGTCGCTGGTTTTGACGCTGGATGATTCCGGCACCAGAGAAACCGGCAAAATGCAAATGTCGGCGGCGTTGGAGCTGGATCAGCTGCTTTCCGCCAATGATCTATTCTATATTTCCTGGAATAGTGATGCCGAGCAAGCCGGAGAACGAAAAGGCACACGGGCAAACAGCCTCTTTTACTCCATCCCTTTCGGCAATGACCGTGTTTCCTACAGCCACTCCCATAACGAATACCGTCAAACAGTTACCAATGCTGTACTTCCCTTTGTCTCTTCCGGGGAATTTACCAGTGACCAGCTGAGTATCAGCCATTTATTACAGCGAAACCAAACCAGCAAAACCGATCTGGAGTTGGCTATCCTTCATAAAAAGCGCCGCAGCTATATTAACGGTACGGAAATAGAAGTGCAGCGGCAGGATACTACCGCCATACAAACAGGGGTGTCCCACCGGCAATATATCGGCAAAAGCGTTTTAGACACATCCGTGAAATGGCAAAAGGGCGTACCCTGGTTTAAGGCGGTGCCGGGACCGACTGATAGTCTGGCAGGCGAGGCTACAACGCAGTACAACATGTTTCTGTGGGGTCTTAGCATTACCGCGCCTGTTGATTATGGCAAATTTACCGGGCAGTACAATTTGAGCATTCGCGGCCAGGCGACCGGTGACCGTATTTACGGTTCCGAATTTCTCAGTATTGGCGGACGCTACAGTGTCAGAGGCTTTGACGGGGAACAAACCTTATCTGCCGAAAACGGTATCGTCATCAGAAATGAACTTCGTTTTCCGCTTGCGCCCAGTCATCAATTGTATACAGCTGTTGACTATGGCAAAGTGAGCGGTCCGGCAACCGAATACCTGTCAGGCACCGAACTGGTAGGCGGCGCCATCGGCTTCCGGGGCAAAGTCAGTGCCCTTCAATATGACGTATCGGTAGGCCGGCCGCTTAAAAAACCAAAAGGTTTTACCACTGCGAAGCAGGTTTATGGCTTCCAGTTAGTAACACAGCTTTAA
- a CDS encoding 3D domain-containing protein, translating into MKHKPHGKSTKSLRRRFKRMAAAAAVAGAAFVTSAFLPGMPATAHASAAPDAAVRPDAAVQQTVKTPKGQFKVQTDSKTPLKKAARMQAKAAAAERAQQARQQAVAEPAAVPKQAVKQVQATPAAAKPAANAPDNFQDVLQVRATAYAPGPHDNGQWGDKTYIGTTVRPGIIAVDPNVIPLGSQVYLEYPDGTGHYAVAEDTGGAIKGNRIDIAMSSVAKAYDFGIKNVKVYVVGQKA; encoded by the coding sequence ATGAAACACAAACCGCATGGCAAATCGACAAAATCTTTGCGGCGCAGGTTCAAACGCATGGCCGCCGCTGCCGCAGTAGCCGGTGCCGCGTTTGTGACATCGGCATTCTTGCCAGGCATGCCCGCTACAGCTCACGCCTCAGCGGCTCCCGATGCAGCTGTACGGCCTGATGCTGCTGTGCAGCAAACGGTGAAAACGCCTAAAGGACAGTTCAAAGTGCAAACAGATAGTAAAACCCCGTTGAAGAAAGCTGCCAGAATGCAGGCCAAAGCGGCAGCGGCAGAGCGCGCCCAACAAGCCCGGCAACAGGCTGTGGCGGAACCCGCGGCAGTGCCAAAGCAGGCTGTCAAGCAGGTTCAGGCTACGCCGGCGGCTGCGAAACCGGCAGCCAATGCTCCTGATAATTTTCAGGATGTTTTGCAGGTCAGAGCCACTGCCTATGCACCCGGTCCCCATGATAACGGACAGTGGGGCGATAAAACGTATATAGGCACAACTGTCCGCCCGGGCATTATTGCCGTAGACCCTAATGTTATCCCGCTGGGCTCACAAGTATATCTGGAATATCCTGACGGCACCGGCCATTATGCGGTGGCGGAAGATACCGGCGGGGCCATCAAAGGCAACCGGATTGATATTGCCATGAGTTCGGTAGCAAAGGCCTATGATTTTGGCATTAAGAATGTGAAGGTGTATGTTGTCGGACAAAAGGCATAA
- the cobT gene encoding nicotinate-nucleotide--dimethylbenzimidazole phosphoribosyltransferase, with product MSLLQDTLVKITAPDTVIIQQVQDKLDSLIKPAGSLGRLGDMVRQYAGITGETEPRLPRSCMVVTSADHGVARQGISAYPVETTMHMTANYLIAKGGSANAFANFSGSDLVVVDVGVAGDLSYVPGLWHRKIAYGTQDFTQGPAMSREQAVQAIETGIEIVNSKVSEGYNCFSLGEMGIGNTTASAAIVGAFTGLEPDKITGRGTGISDSRMQVKLAIVRQALAVNKPDAKDGLDVLAKVGGFEIGALAGVVLGAAANRCAVIIDGLNTTAAALIAHAIQPVSKEYLFASHLSGEPAHIIALRCLGREAFVDMGVRLGEGIGASVAIDMLKAAVTLLDNSNRGGQAHV from the coding sequence ATGAGTTTACTGCAAGATACCTTAGTGAAAATTACTGCCCCGGATACTGTGATTATTCAGCAGGTACAGGATAAGCTGGATAGTCTGATCAAGCCGGCAGGCAGCCTTGGCCGGTTGGGAGACATGGTCAGACAGTATGCAGGCATCACCGGTGAGACCGAGCCGCGCCTGCCCCGCAGCTGCATGGTGGTAACATCTGCAGATCATGGAGTTGCCCGGCAGGGTATCAGTGCCTATCCGGTGGAAACTACTATGCATATGACGGCCAATTATCTTATCGCCAAAGGGGGCAGTGCCAACGCTTTTGCCAATTTCAGCGGTTCTGACCTGGTGGTGGTGGATGTTGGGGTGGCAGGTGACTTATCCTATGTTCCCGGACTGTGGCACCGGAAGATTGCTTATGGGACTCAGGATTTTACCCAAGGGCCGGCCATGAGCCGGGAGCAGGCTGTACAGGCAATCGAAACCGGGATTGAGATTGTCAACAGTAAGGTGAGTGAAGGCTACAATTGTTTTAGCCTGGGGGAAATGGGCATTGGCAATACGACGGCCAGTGCTGCCATTGTCGGTGCGTTTACCGGCCTGGAGCCGGACAAGATTACCGGGCGGGGGACCGGCATATCGGACAGCCGCATGCAGGTAAAACTTGCCATTGTCCGCCAGGCGTTGGCGGTTAATAAACCGGATGCCAAAGACGGGCTTGATGTATTGGCCAAGGTTGGCGGGTTTGAGATCGGAGCCCTTGCCGGGGTTGTTCTTGGTGCTGCCGCTAATCGCTGTGCTGTCATAATTGACGGCCTTAATACCACGGCGGCGGCTTTGATTGCCCATGCCATCCAGCCTGTAAGCAAAGAATACCTGTTTGCGTCCCATTTATCCGGTGAACCGGCCCATATCATTGCCTTGCGCTGTCTGGGGCGGGAAGCGTTTGTCGACATGGGGGTCCGGCTGGGAGAAGGCATCGGCGCTTCAGTCGCCATTGACATGTTGAAGGCAGCCGTTACCTTGCTTGATAACAGTAACCGGGGAGGGCAGGCTCATGTTTAA
- a CDS encoding HAD family hydrolase: protein MNYQVILFDLDGTLTDPKVGITKSVQYALAKYDIHEPELDKLIPFIGPPLVESFQEFYSLTNEQAHAAVGYYREYFTKAGMYENAVYPGIKELLARLAAVDRQLIVATSKPTVFSEQIMAHFGLDRFFSSIVGSNLDGSRIHKAEIIDYILASLPCFDRRNIVMVGDRKHDILGAKHNRIDSVAVSYGYGGLAELEAAQPTYIVSTVYELEKCLLKTV from the coding sequence ATGAATTATCAAGTAATTTTATTTGATTTGGACGGAACCCTTACCGATCCGAAAGTAGGTATTACCAAATCGGTGCAGTATGCACTGGCGAAATACGATATTCATGAACCTGAACTGGATAAGCTGATTCCGTTTATTGGCCCGCCGCTGGTAGAATCCTTCCAGGAGTTTTATTCACTAACTAACGAACAAGCCCATGCGGCAGTGGGGTATTATCGTGAATACTTTACCAAGGCAGGCATGTATGAAAATGCCGTTTATCCGGGAATTAAAGAACTGCTTGCCCGGCTGGCGGCTGTGGACAGGCAGCTTATTGTTGCCACCTCAAAACCGACGGTTTTCTCGGAACAGATTATGGCGCATTTTGGCCTGGACCGATTCTTTAGCTCCATTGTCGGCAGCAATCTTGATGGTTCCCGCATTCATAAGGCCGAGATTATTGACTATATATTAGCTTCTCTGCCGTGCTTTGACAGGCGGAATATCGTCATGGTGGGCGATAGAAAACATGATATTCTTGGTGCTAAGCATAACCGGATTGATTCTGTTGCCGTTAGTTATGGCTATGGCGGACTTGCCGAACTGGAAGCGGCACAGCCTACTTATATTGTTTCCACAGTGTATGAATTGGAAAAATGTTTGTTAAAAACTGTTTAG
- a CDS encoding P-II family nitrogen regulator has protein sequence MSELFADAGIKFDLLALGKGTADKKFLSYLGLGETEKDVLFCPMPFELSRTILKKLNEETQLGKPGKGIAFCITINSIVDAASKIQTQDAPQNQGGIAMEIPHNYDLIIAVTNQGYAHEVMDAAKAAGATGGTILHTRGVGLQKAEKFFGISIQHEKDMLFILTETQKRQDIMTAITQNAGLQTEAKTITFSLPVNGVAGLPQRNAPTPN, from the coding sequence ATGTCAGAGCTTTTTGCTGATGCTGGCATAAAATTTGACTTGCTGGCTCTGGGAAAAGGAACCGCAGATAAAAAGTTTCTCTCCTATTTGGGCCTCGGTGAAACAGAAAAAGATGTTTTGTTTTGCCCAATGCCATTCGAACTATCACGCACTATCTTGAAAAAGCTTAATGAGGAAACACAACTTGGCAAGCCTGGCAAAGGCATTGCATTCTGCATCACGATAAACAGTATTGTAGACGCCGCATCGAAGATACAAACACAGGATGCTCCCCAAAATCAAGGAGGGATAGCTATGGAGATTCCACATAATTATGATTTAATTATTGCTGTCACCAACCAGGGTTACGCTCATGAGGTCATGGATGCTGCGAAAGCCGCAGGAGCAACCGGTGGTACTATTTTACACACAAGAGGTGTTGGGCTGCAAAAGGCTGAGAAATTCTTCGGCATATCCATCCAGCACGAAAAAGATATGCTGTTCATTCTGACAGAAACGCAGAAGCGCCAGGACATTATGACCGCAATTACACAAAATGCAGGTCTGCAAACCGAGGCGAAAACCATAACCTTTTCCCTTCCCGTCAATGGAGTTGCCGGACTTCCCCAGAGAAACGCCCCTACTCCTAACTAG
- a CDS encoding ABC transporter substrate-binding protein produces MRKTSVKLVAVLTVVLLMAGVMAGCGGTASNDIKIGVLNEMTGGNATMGTSSANGARMAIKEANAKGGVLGKQITAVVADNKSEPSEAANAMTKLATQDKVVAITGMFASSNAIAASSVAEATKVPLLAVGATNPKVTVDEKTNKVKDYTFRVCFIDPFQGTVGANFVLNSLNLKKAAILVDNSSDYSKGLSTFFEEAFTKGGGVVLSKEAYLQKDQDFKTILTKIKALNPEVLYVPGYYEEVGKIVKQARELGITVPIIGGDGWDSPKLIEIGTAAALNNTYFTNHYSVDNTSPTSQAFVEAYKKEYGLVPDALAVLGYDAANLLIDAIKRANSVEPAKIREALAATKDFAAITGATTLNATHDAEKNAVIIEMKDGKQVFKDTIKP; encoded by the coding sequence ATGCGTAAAACAAGTGTAAAATTAGTAGCCGTACTAACCGTTGTGCTGTTAATGGCAGGAGTTATGGCAGGCTGCGGCGGGACCGCTTCCAATGACATCAAAATTGGTGTTCTAAATGAAATGACTGGCGGTAACGCAACCATGGGTACTTCTTCTGCTAATGGTGCCAGAATGGCTATTAAAGAAGCCAATGCCAAAGGCGGAGTGCTTGGCAAACAAATAACCGCCGTTGTTGCCGATAATAAGAGTGAACCTTCTGAAGCCGCCAACGCTATGACCAAACTGGCAACTCAGGACAAGGTAGTCGCCATCACAGGTATGTTTGCCAGTTCGAACGCCATTGCTGCCTCCAGTGTAGCTGAAGCAACCAAAGTTCCGCTTTTAGCAGTAGGGGCAACCAATCCGAAAGTAACGGTGGATGAAAAAACCAATAAGGTAAAAGACTATACTTTCCGCGTCTGCTTTATTGATCCGTTCCAGGGGACGGTAGGAGCTAATTTTGTCCTCAATAGCTTAAACCTTAAAAAGGCCGCTATCTTAGTGGATAATAGCAGTGATTACAGCAAAGGACTGTCCACCTTCTTTGAAGAGGCCTTTACTAAAGGCGGCGGCGTGGTTTTGTCCAAAGAAGCCTATTTGCAAAAGGACCAGGATTTCAAGACTATTTTAACCAAAATAAAAGCCCTTAATCCTGAAGTGCTGTATGTGCCCGGATATTATGAGGAAGTAGGCAAAATTGTAAAACAAGCGCGCGAATTGGGCATTACTGTTCCCATTATCGGCGGTGATGGCTGGGATTCGCCTAAACTAATAGAAATTGGCACAGCCGCCGCGTTAAATAACACCTACTTTACCAACCACTACTCGGTGGATAACACCAGTCCCACCTCACAAGCTTTTGTTGAAGCTTACAAAAAAGAGTATGGATTAGTGCCGGATGCATTGGCTGTTTTGGGTTATGATGCCGCCAATCTGCTGATTGACGCCATCAAACGCGCTAACAGTGTGGAGCCGGCTAAGATCCGTGAGGCGCTTGCCGCCACCAAAGATTTTGCTGCTATCACTGGTGCGACGACCTTAAATGCCACCCATGATGCAGAGAAAAATGCCGTTATTATTGAAATGAAAGATGGCAAGCAAGTCTTTAAAGACACCATTAAGCCGTAG
- a CDS encoding nicotinate-nucleotide--dimethylbenzimidazole phosphoribosyltransferase, with product MFNDILATIKPLDEQAMERCQLRLDNLTKPLNSLHSFEHIARQLAGVTGHPRPRNLEKSIIIMAADSEAALAARGRYEQTPTVQKINNFCQGRSVINSFAEHAQAKLVLVDIGVAAGLPPYAQVRHEKIAYGTANMLQGPALTRTQTIQAVKVGIQTASEAIASGVQVIGLGEMGIAGTISGLAVASCYSEQPLENLTGRERVIIRRSWVVNEPDKQDPLDVLTKVGSLSMAGLVGVIIGAAAGRAAVVLDGLVTSAAALLAVQMAPAVKAYLIGSHFAAEPGHREVLGLLGLPAYLKLDMNLGEGTGAALGMSLITASLHVINDMKTFGEAEVAVAQDGPGALKQTKAVRD from the coding sequence ATGTTTAACGATATTCTGGCAACCATCAAACCCTTGGATGAGCAGGCGATGGAGCGCTGTCAACTGCGATTGGATAACCTCACCAAGCCGCTTAACAGTTTACATTCTTTTGAACATATTGCCCGGCAGCTGGCTGGGGTTACAGGCCATCCCCGTCCCCGCAATCTGGAAAAAAGCATTATCATTATGGCTGCCGACAGCGAAGCCGCCCTGGCAGCCAGAGGCAGATATGAGCAAACACCAACCGTCCAAAAGATTAATAATTTTTGCCAGGGCCGGTCTGTGATTAACAGCTTTGCCGAACATGCGCAGGCCAAGCTGGTCCTGGTGGATATCGGCGTTGCCGCCGGGCTGCCGCCATACGCGCAAGTCCGGCATGAAAAAATTGCTTATGGTACGGCAAATATGCTGCAAGGTCCGGCATTAACCAGAACGCAAACAATACAGGCCGTCAAGGTGGGAATCCAAACGGCTTCAGAGGCCATCGCCAGCGGTGTGCAGGTAATCGGACTGGGTGAAATGGGCATAGCCGGCACAATTTCCGGTTTGGCGGTTGCCTCCTGCTATAGTGAACAGCCGCTGGAAAACCTCACCGGCCGTGAGCGGGTGATTATCCGGCGGTCCTGGGTGGTAAATGAGCCTGATAAACAGGATCCTCTGGATGTATTGACAAAAGTAGGCAGTTTGTCAATGGCAGGCCTGGTGGGAGTAATTATTGGGGCGGCTGCCGGGCGGGCCGCCGTAGTGCTGGATGGCCTTGTCACCAGTGCAGCCGCCCTGCTTGCCGTACAAATGGCGCCGGCGGTGAAAGCCTATCTGATTGGTTCGCATTTTGCCGCCGAGCCGGGACATAGGGAAGTTCTCGGTTTGCTGGGACTTCCGGCCTATCTGAAGCTGGACATGAACCTAGGTGAAGGGACAGGCGCCGCATTAGGAATGTCGCTTATTACCGCTTCGCTCCATGTAATCAATGATATGAAAACCTTCGGTGAAGCCGAAGTCGCCGTAGCGCAGGACGGACCGGGCGCTTTGAAACAAACCAAGGCAGTCAGAGATTAA
- a CDS encoding DUF1538 domain-containing protein, with product MTTDLLEKLKEAAQSVLPVSAIVLALHFTISPLPFWSLMLFLTGTLLLIIGMSIFTMGADIAMMPIGEAIGAELTKSKNIWLIVGSAFILGVVVTIAEPDLQVLTKQVPAVPDMVLVSSVAFGVGVFLVLALLRILFQFSLSYMFIVSYVILFIVAALTAPDFLAVGFDSGGVTTGPITVPFILALGAGISAVRGGKSSEEDSFGLCSLCSIGPVLAVLVMGMFFDASGSGFAFEPNASVNNLGELLDSYYLGFVLLFEEVLTILLPIVVIFILFQFIRLKLSKTKLIRILIGIVYTLIGLSIFLTGVNIGFMPAGTYIGKELATLPYNWILIPLSAIIGFFVVYAEPAVHVLNKQVEDITSGSISKKMMMTGLSLGTSAALILSVVRILTEISIWYFLLPGYLLALGLTFFTPKIFTAIAFDSGGVAAGTMTAAFLLPFAVGICEAVGGNVMTDAFGIIAMVAMMPLITIQVVGVIYNMKLMHNKNLEENLHTDLLFATSFDEFDEPAGSDSATAPLPYAEGDENSYNLNNKNDLDLHTTHDNIIELTEDQKDANLKECEQENNLTARKEK from the coding sequence ATGACGACAGACTTATTAGAAAAATTGAAAGAGGCTGCGCAATCGGTCTTGCCAGTCAGTGCCATTGTACTTGCTTTGCATTTTACGATATCTCCTCTGCCGTTTTGGTCTTTGATGCTGTTTCTTACAGGCACCCTCCTGCTCATTATCGGCATGAGCATTTTTACCATGGGCGCCGACATTGCCATGATGCCTATCGGGGAAGCCATCGGCGCAGAATTAACCAAATCAAAAAACATCTGGCTGATCGTCGGCTCCGCGTTTATTCTGGGTGTGGTTGTCACCATAGCCGAGCCGGATTTGCAGGTACTAACCAAACAGGTACCGGCGGTGCCTGATATGGTTCTGGTAAGTTCGGTGGCTTTTGGCGTAGGTGTGTTTCTCGTGTTAGCACTACTGCGCATTCTATTCCAGTTTTCACTGTCCTATATGTTTATTGTATCGTATGTGATATTGTTCATTGTCGCCGCACTGACGGCACCCGATTTTCTGGCTGTCGGCTTTGATTCCGGCGGCGTAACCACCGGGCCGATCACAGTACCGTTTATTCTTGCCCTGGGCGCCGGTATTTCTGCAGTAAGAGGCGGTAAAAGTTCGGAAGAAGATAGTTTCGGCCTTTGCTCGTTATGTTCCATCGGTCCTGTTTTAGCGGTTTTAGTTATGGGTATGTTTTTTGATGCCTCAGGTTCCGGGTTCGCCTTTGAACCAAACGCCAGCGTAAATAATCTTGGCGAATTATTAGATTCCTATTATCTGGGCTTTGTCCTGTTATTTGAGGAAGTCTTAACCATCCTCCTGCCAATTGTGGTTATTTTTATACTTTTCCAGTTCATTCGCTTGAAATTGTCAAAAACAAAATTAATACGAATATTGATCGGTATTGTCTACACCTTGATCGGGCTCTCCATCTTCCTGACTGGCGTCAATATCGGTTTTATGCCTGCAGGCACTTATATTGGCAAAGAACTTGCCACCCTTCCTTATAATTGGATTCTGATTCCTCTGAGCGCAATCATCGGCTTCTTTGTCGTTTACGCCGAACCTGCCGTTCATGTACTCAACAAGCAGGTTGAGGATATAACCAGCGGCTCCATCTCCAAAAAGATGATGATGACAGGCTTGTCTTTAGGCACAAGTGCTGCTTTGATATTATCGGTGGTACGAATTTTAACCGAAATCAGCATTTGGTACTTTTTGCTTCCGGGATATTTGCTGGCTTTGGGATTAACCTTTTTTACACCAAAAATATTTACAGCCATTGCTTTTGACTCCGGCGGGGTTGCGGCCGGCACCATGACTGCGGCGTTTTTGCTTCCCTTTGCCGTGGGTATCTGCGAAGCTGTCGGCGGCAATGTCATGACAGATGCCTTTGGCATTATTGCCATGGTGGCAATGATGCCATTGATAACCATACAGGTCGTTGGGGTTATTTACAACATGAAGCTTATGCACAACAAAAACCTGGAGGAAAATCTGCATACCGATTTGCTATTCGCAACTTCGTTTGATGAATTTGATGAACCTGCCGGCAGCGATAGTGCCACCGCTCCATTGCCCTATGCCGAAGGCGATGAAAATTCCTATAATCTAAATAATAAGAATGACTTGGATTTGCATACAACACATGATAATATAATAGAGTTGACAGAGGACCAAAAAGATGCAAACCTCAAGGAATGCGAGCAAGAAAATAACCTGACGGCTCGAAAGGAGAAATAA
- a CDS encoding xanthine phosphoribosyltransferase, with protein MDLLKRRIQTDGLILDNSLLKVDSFLNQQIDPELMMKIGEEFVRRFEGEAINKILTIESSGIAISVMTGLLLKVPVIFARKKKPKVASDDVYTAKVYSYTKQESNTIMVSKQFLQKDDNVLIIDDFLANGEAAAGLANIVRQAGANVVGIGIVIEKSFQPGAQKLTDAGYRVESLARIKSFTNGQADFL; from the coding sequence ATGGATTTATTGAAACGAAGAATTCAGACCGACGGTCTGATTTTAGATAATTCGTTACTAAAAGTTGATTCTTTTTTGAACCAGCAAATCGACCCGGAACTCATGATGAAAATTGGCGAAGAATTTGTCCGGCGGTTTGAGGGCGAAGCCATTAACAAGATACTAACCATCGAATCCTCCGGCATCGCCATTTCGGTAATGACCGGTCTGCTGCTGAAGGTGCCGGTCATTTTTGCCCGCAAGAAAAAACCCAAGGTAGCAAGCGATGATGTGTACACCGCCAAAGTCTATTCCTATACCAAGCAGGAAAGCAACACCATCATGGTGTCAAAACAGTTTTTGCAAAAAGATGATAACGTCCTGATCATTGACGACTTCTTAGCCAATGGCGAAGCCGCTGCCGGCCTGGCCAATATTGTCAGACAAGCCGGGGCTAACGTAGTAGGCATCGGTATTGTTATTGAAAAATCATTTCAGCCCGGCGCTCAGAAATTAACCGACGCCGGCTACCGCGTTGAGTCACTGGCCCGGATAAAGTCGTTTACCAACGGCCAGGCCGACTTTCTGTAA
- a CDS encoding GNAT family N-acetyltransferase: MRNVKIVDLTATKYEEALAVFRRSDWDETSLMYVKAEMKAFLKGDIAGYVRAHFVAATVDGSIIGVAAWAPSMCAFSVYELSWATVLPEWRHRGVNTLMLQERIEKIKAHHGEGRFTVLVYTWVNPMYARAGFVPVTANGERFVDNKGKCMMLAQFAG, translated from the coding sequence ATGAGAAATGTTAAGATAGTGGATTTGACAGCAACAAAATATGAGGAAGCGCTGGCGGTTTTTCGTCGCAGTGACTGGGATGAAACTAGCCTGATGTATGTCAAGGCCGAGATGAAGGCCTTCCTGAAAGGCGATATTGCAGGCTATGTACGGGCCCATTTTGTTGCCGCAACAGTGGATGGCAGTATTATCGGCGTGGCTGCCTGGGCGCCGTCGATGTGCGCTTTTTCCGTGTATGAGTTATCCTGGGCGACCGTCCTGCCGGAATGGCGGCATCGGGGCGTTAATACCCTGATGCTGCAGGAACGTATCGAGAAAATCAAAGCCCATCATGGTGAGGGCCGGTTTACCGTGCTTGTATATACCTGGGTCAATCCGATGTATGCCCGTGCCGGCTTTGTACCGGTTACGGCCAATGGTGAGCGTTTTGTCGATAATAAAGGCAAATGCATGATGCTGGCCCAGTTTGCAGGGTGA